Genomic window (Gasterosteus aculeatus chromosome 1, fGasAcu3.hap1.1, whole genome shotgun sequence):
CTCAAGTCTCAAACTGCAAAACCGACGCATGCAGCGTGAAAAGGGTCGGTTGCCGATTGTTACGAGATGCAGACAGACTTTGCTAAACTAAGAGGAAGCATTAGCATCATGAAACAAAGCAGTCTTACTTGCATTTTTGAGGGAAGTTTAAAGAAGCTCAACAGATCCTCATTGGCTGAAAGTCATGTTTCTTTCTCACCTCCCTTGGCATCGATTCAGTATGTATTTGTTTGCCTCACTGTAAATCTCATCGCAGCGGCCGATACCCTCTTCGGCCTCTCGTGCGAGCACATGGAGGCGCTCAAAGCAACTGGTGTTGTGAGGAAACGCTGGAGATAACCAGCGTTGGTGTAGTTGTGTTGGGACCAAACGCAAACAGAACTTTCTTACCAGCAAGTGAAACTGCCGGCAGCAGGGCCCCTGTTACTCCTTTCCGCTGCAGTTGTGTGCAGCCGTTTTTGCAGCCGTTTCGCCAGTGCGCGATGGCTGAGGCCGCCGCAGCGCTGCAGAACCGCTCATCAGATGTGTGCGTTTGCTCCGATGCTGCTGACCTGCACTACTTCACAATGCTCTGCTCTACTCATTACTAGGCTACTTATGCTCCCTGCCTGTGTCTgtgcccctctctctccctctcaggaAGCCCAATGGGGAGGGCAGGAAGCTGGTCCAGCGGAGGAGGAACACATGTCCCAGTCCTCAGGACATCACGCGGGCCCTGCAGAGCCCCAGCTCGGCCCCCAGCGCCAGCGCCGCCAGCCTGGACGAGCTCATACAGCGCTGCCTGAACTGCTTCGGTCAGTCTCTGTCCCAGCGTGTTTGAATGTTCCCAAAGTTTGTCATGTGCCTTCTACCCTTTATCACAGCCAGGTTATATAAATGAGGGgtgagggagagtgtgtgtgtgtgtgtgtgtgtgtgtgtgggggggggggggatccagggCGAGAGAGCCTGACATGGAGGGAGGGACACAAAGGGAAGTCTCATACAATCAAGCTTTGTTTAGTTGGGCTGCAGGGGCCAACCAGCTATTCCCATGCAAACTAAACACATCTTTCTCTCCGCTCCGCTTCTCTTTCCTCGGACCCCCTCTCTTCATCTGTCAGGTCATCCAAAtcacaaagaaagagaaacattcAGATGCCCTCAGTGGTGTCTCGCATGTTTTATTTGCAGAGAAATACGATCAGATTAAATCAAACAAGAACTGAATAAAAGAAAGTGATATCAGAGATGACAACAACATTAAGACAGTGACTGACACTTGGTTTCGCTCTTTATGTCCCATTGGGGTATAATGTATGATGAAAAGGTTTTTTGCATACCAAGTAAATAAGACACATTTGTCTagacttttctttatttgcttATTTCTCATGTATGTATCTCATACAGTAGGCGACAGGCAGGGAAAACAACAGCGGCACGTTGTCATTTCATCACACTGTtaacacagacacgcacacctGCAGGTCACTTTTAATGGAATAAGTCCCGCCCACCTCAGCTGCATTGTCCGAAAAACACTTGCGGAAATAGAAGCCACGTCAAACAGAACAAAGGGTCTGAGAAGTGAACTGAAATGAACTGGACTGATCCGCTCGGCCTGAGCCGgcagtgtttgttgttgttgttgttgtttgttttcctacCGGCTTCATCCTGTGCTGCTGTGCTTTTGGTTGCAGACTCGGAAGGGAAACTCTTCACCCCCAAAGGGACCCGGCTGGTCCAGATGACCCTGATGATGCACAGTTGGGTCGTGCCGTCTCAGATGTTTGCTCAGAAACTTCTCGCCCTATATCCTCCACTGTCGCTCAgtagccccccaccccctttcccCCGGTGCCCTGCTCCCAATCACATGTGCGCTCTCATTAATCAGATCAGGGAACAGGCATGGCTTTGTTTTGTCGCTGCATTGCCCTGCTGCTGGTGTTTAGAGTAACGCGGTGCCGCATCTGCACACCTTTGCTTCTGTGTTTGGATCCTTGACCCCGTTCCTCACTTACAAGGACTGTCCCTCGGACAAGAGGGGGCCAAAGCGGACGCAGATCTGCCAGCTTATCAGGTGAGTCGAAGGCCCGAGGGCACGCGAGCGCCGGGTAACGACCGGGACGGACGCTGCGGGTGCTCGCGACAATCTGCGGGCTAGTGAGCGTGTTGTTCTGTGTGTCCCGCTCGGTGGGAAGGCAGTGGATCAGCCAGTTCCCGGCGGTGTTCGAGGCAGACCCCCTCCTGGAGCAGACCATGGGGGACCTGTGGGCGCTGGTCCGCTCAGACGGAGAGGAGACGCAGCTCATCGACACCTCCTGCTTGTGAGCCATGTTTTGCACTTGCGCCGCCGGGCCCCGGAGGGATTGCACTTTGCTTCTTTGGCCGCAACTCAAACGAGTGATTCCATGAATAGAAAATAGAGCTGTTTTGTTCTAAAAGTAGAGAAAAAAAGGTCTatttttgtcctgttttttttttctttttcctagAGGCCCTCATGGGAACATATTCCAGGCACCCTCGCCCtctgtgaagaagaggaaggtgtCTTTGATTTTCGACCACATGGAGCCAGATGAGATGGCCGAGCACCTCAGCTACCTGGAGTTCAAGAACTTCTGTAACGTTTCAGTGAGTTTAGAAAACAACTCCTTACTGATCACTTTGCCTTTGTTGCTGGAAGGTGCAGAATCCATATTTAGACCAATAATGTAGCAACAAACCACTATGTAAAGAGACAGTGGAGGAGTGTCTACCTGAGCAGGGAATGAAGTCAGGTGACTGCATGAAGAATAAATAGCACTCTTATCCGGCTCAACAGACACCATATTCATGCAAACAAGTCACATGGACATAATAATCAATGTGACATCGTTTAAAGACAACACATTCCATTGGCTTTAGTATgacataataatgataatatgtatacatacacatcTGCTATCAAGGCCTCGACTCAAACACTGTATAATCTACAAATGTTGTTTCCTGTCTGACCGCTCAGTTCCTGGACTACCGGAGCTACGTGGTGCGAGGCTCGGTGAGGGACAACCCGGCCCTGGAGCGCTCGGTCATGATGTGTAATGGAGTCTCCCAGTGGGTGCAGCTGATGATCCTCAGCAGACACACggcccagcagagagcccaggtCTTCACTAAGTTCATCCACGTGGCTCAGGTAAACGGGCTGGGGGTCCTCAGAGGGACGGTGGTCCGCGCTGCCTGTTGAACTGAACCTGTTGGATTGAGAGGAAGTAACTCCAAGTGTTCTGTCCTCCACAGAAACTCCGAGCCCTGCAAAACTTTAACACTCTAATGGCGGTGACCGGAGGCCTCTGTCACAGCTCCATCTCCCGCCTCAAGGACACCTCTAACCTGCTGCCTCCCGACATCACTAAGGTTAATCAGATGCTTCACCACAAGGACTTCACCATCGCTCTGTTCTTTCTTGAATCCTTCTCATTCTGGAACTGTGACAGTGTTGggtctgttgtttttgtccttgtGTGTTGAATATATTGCATCTATTTGACGTTTACACCAAGAAAGTTGTGTTTCTGTCCGTAAAGATGTGTCTCTGTATAGTTTAGCCGTGACTGTGAAACTAGTGCAGCATGTGTGCAGGTTTCAGATGTCAGTTGAACACGTTATGTCAGGGGGAGGATCATTCAGGTACAATAGCAAATAGCTGGAGTACTATTTAGTACAGGTTTCAATTCTTGTTTCCTTTTGGGTGTCACCGCTTCTAACATCTCTCTTGAAGttgctttgtcttcttctttttcttttgttgttggtCTTGCTTTTTAGTTGTAACAACACCATTAATTTGATGATTTTCAACTAGAATGATTCTTTTGACTTTGAGTCGTGACTTTACTTGGACCTAATCCCTGACACTTTAAAACAGTAATTACCTTTCACCCAGGCCTAAAGATAAAAAAGCACGGTAAAGAAACACTAATCATTTCACCCAGTTCACAATTGGGCTCAGGCCTCACCATGTAGACAGTTGTTTAGAGGCAATTGAAATGCTTCCTCTTTAATCACCATCTTTCAATACAGTGTtgggtttggacaaagtatttACAGGCTAAAACAATTAAGACTTTTTGCagaaaaatgttgttattaAGCCCTAAATCTGCAAAGACAAATGGCTGCTGTCTCATGCGCGGTTTCTCTCGGGATCTGCACCCTCTTTCAGGCCCTGAGTGAGATGACAGAGCTGCTCTCCTCGCGCAGCAACTACGTCAACTACCGGCGGGTTTACAACGTGTGCAGCGGCTTCAAGGTGCCCATCCTGGGCGTCCACCTCAAGGACCTGATCTCGCTGAACGAGGCTCTGCCGGACTACATCAACGAGGAGAAGATCAACCTGAGCAAGCTGGAGCACCTGTACAGCAACATCAGCGACCTGGTGGCCCTCCACAGCTGCACGCCGCCCTTCGAGGCCAACAAAGACCTCCTGCATCTGCTCACGGTACCACACGCACACCGGCAGAGCTTTTTTCTGAGGAGATCCCATGAAAGAGATTGACACGAGGAACGTCTTCAAGCGGTGTTCTTTTGATGTTTCAGCTCTCTCTAGATTTATACTACACCGAGGACGAGATATACGAACTTTCGTACACCAAGGAGCCCAAGAACACCAAGATCCAGGTCAGTGCAGCCAGATTCTGCTCTCTGAAGTTAGGCTTTATCTAACACCACCCGGCTCGCGCTCGTTTCAACGTCTGCTCTCAAGGGGTCGAACACTTGGTGTGTGGGCGTAACGTCTttggttcaaaacaaaagcgCAGACTCGGAGCTGTAACACATCAATCGGCCACATCAAAGCCCTTGTGCGTTAGAGAAGCGTGTTATGTGGTGGGcgtgctccccccctcccccctcccccgtttgTCTCGTTTCTCACATATGCGGCCCTTTAGTGTCTCATCAATGCATCTGTCGCTCCACAGCCCGTCGCTCCGGTCAAAGCGCCCGTAGTGGcggagtggggttcaggggtcACGCCCAGGCTCGACCCCGACACCATCTCCAAACACGTCAAGCAGATGGTGGATGTGAGTATGTGACGGTGCAGCAGCCTCCCGCCTTCTTTCACTTCCGTATTACTCGGTAGGCCTAAAGCAGAACTAAACCAACCGCTCTGTGACAAGCGGGGATCTGATTGCTCTGTCGCCCCCTGCAGTCTGTAATGAAGAACTACGACCAGAGCCAGGACGGTTACATTGCACTGGAGGACTTTGAGAAAATAGCATCCAACTTCCCCTTTTCCTTCTGCACTCACGAAACAGACAGGTGAGAAGGCCGCGACCGCCATGACGACACAAGATGTTGGATGGTTTACggacagaaagaagagaaaaaaaatctcactttttgGTGTCgcactttaaataaaacaaacacgttTTGCGTACAGGGAGGGACAAATCAGCCGTGAGGAAATCACCTCTTACTTCATGAGGGGAATGTCCATATGTGCCAAGCTGGGCTTCAACTTCAACGCACACAACTTCCATGAAACCACGTACAAGCGGCCCACGTTCTGCGAGACGTGCGGAGGCTTTGTGAGTGTCGGCTGTGCCCGTTCTTCTTTTTCTATTAATGGCCAACCAAGCTGAAATGTCACATGTACCATGTCTGTCCTCTTGTAGCTGTGGGGAGTCATCAAACAGGGCTACCACTGTAAAGGTAAGACCACGCGTCATGTCATCCTGCAGGAGCACGGTTCAGTTCACCCATGTTACAAACCGCTCCATCCCACGGATCCTTTCGGTCCAGGGTTTTTTTGTAGATGTCTGCCGCATGTGTTTTCTGCTGCCACGTGTGGAAGTAGTTTGTCGCGTGGTGCTCGGCGCACTGAATCCACAGACTCTTTGTGATGTAGGTGAACTGATCCTTTCACGTAGCAGCGCTTGCTTTGAAGTCTCAACTCGTTGGgttgtgttttcttctgttcCCCTCAGACTGTGGGATAAACTGCCACAAGCACTGCAGAGATCTGGTGGGGATTGCGTGCTTGAAGAAACACAAGAACACAACGGGGTCCTGCCCGTGCACCCCGGGCCCCAACCCGAGAACCAAGGGTAACAGCTGGagtctttcctttccctccaccGTGCTGCAGAGCGAAGCGTTCCCTTTGAAATGACGCCGAGCCTTTGGCATCTTCTTGTTCAGGTTCAGAGGAGGAAGCCTTCGTATTCCCCCAAAGCAACGACACAGAAAACAACCAGGACGTGTGGGACCGCTCCACTCAGACGGATCCTGGAGTGTGGACGCCGGAGAAAAAGGACAAGA
Coding sequences:
- the rasgrp4 gene encoding RAS guanyl-releasing protein 4 isoform X1 codes for the protein MNKTKRKPNGEGRKLVQRRRNTCPSPQDITRALQSPSSAPSASAASLDELIQRCLNCFDSEGKLFTPKGTRLVQMTLMMHSWVVPSQMFAQKLLALYKDCPSDKRGPKRTQICQLIRQWISQFPAVFEADPLLEQTMGDLWALVRSDGEETQLIDTSCLGPHGNIFQAPSPSVKKRKVSLIFDHMEPDEMAEHLSYLEFKNFCNVSFLDYRSYVVRGSVRDNPALERSVMMCNGVSQWVQLMILSRHTAQQRAQVFTKFIHVAQKLRALQNFNTLMAVTGGLCHSSISRLKDTSNLLPPDITKALSEMTELLSSRSNYVNYRRVYNVCSGFKVPILGVHLKDLISLNEALPDYINEEKINLSKLEHLYSNISDLVALHSCTPPFEANKDLLHLLTLSLDLYYTEDEIYELSYTKEPKNTKIQPVAPVKAPVVAEWGSGVTPRLDPDTISKHVKQMVDSVMKNYDQSQDGYIALEDFEKIASNFPFSFCTHETDREGQISREEITSYFMRGMSICAKLGFNFNAHNFHETTYKRPTFCETCGGFLWGVIKQGYHCKDCGINCHKHCRDLVGIACLKKHKNTTGSCPCTPGPNPRTKGSEEEAFVFPQSNDTENNQDVWDRSTQTDPGVWTPEKKDKRGNHHNSPVHAPLERKVNTLPHRSRGCSVPVSFLQEKMEELHLHRDKSREPD
- the rasgrp4 gene encoding RAS guanyl-releasing protein 4 isoform X2 — protein: MTLMMHSWVVPSQMFAQKLLALYKDCPSDKRGPKRTQICQLIRQWISQFPAVFEADPLLEQTMGDLWALVRSDGEETQLIDTSCLGPHGNIFQAPSPSVKKRKVSLIFDHMEPDEMAEHLSYLEFKNFCNVSFLDYRSYVVRGSVRDNPALERSVMMCNGVSQWVQLMILSRHTAQQRAQVFTKFIHVAQKLRALQNFNTLMAVTGGLCHSSISRLKDTSNLLPPDITKALSEMTELLSSRSNYVNYRRVYNVCSGFKVPILGVHLKDLISLNEALPDYINEEKINLSKLEHLYSNISDLVALHSCTPPFEANKDLLHLLTLSLDLYYTEDEIYELSYTKEPKNTKIQPVAPVKAPVVAEWGSGVTPRLDPDTISKHVKQMVDSVMKNYDQSQDGYIALEDFEKIASNFPFSFCTHETDREGQISREEITSYFMRGMSICAKLGFNFNAHNFHETTYKRPTFCETCGGFLWGVIKQGYHCKDCGINCHKHCRDLVGIACLKKHKNTTGSCPCTPGPNPRTKGSEEEAFVFPQSNDTENNQDVWDRSTQTDPGVWTPEKKDKRGNHHNSPVHAPLERKVNTLPHRSRGCSVPVSFLQEKMEELHLHRDKSREPD